In a genomic window of Muntiacus reevesi chromosome 1, mMunRee1.1, whole genome shotgun sequence:
- the ECSIT gene encoding evolutionarily conserved signaling intermediate in Toll pathway, mitochondrial: MSWAQAILLARGLSRGWGGICSTALTGAPFSQVPPQAPRGLRCSAVAHNPDSSLVPRPPEPARRPVKALAVHEELFRPALDGTRDKANFVRAVQNFAEYNVHKRGHVDFIYLALRKMREYGVERDLSVYNLLLDVFPKEVFRPRNIFHSIFIHYPRQQECGIAVLEQMENHGVMPNNETEFLLMQIFGRKSYPMLKLVRMKLWFTRFKNINPFPVPRDLPQDPVDLASLALRHMEPDLSARVTTYQMPLPKDSPDTMDPTETHIVGIQSPEQQSALARHDPVRPIFVEGPFSLWLRDKCVYYHILRADLLPPEEREVEEIPEEWNLYYPMQLDLTYGRSGWDDYKFNIDEVEEGPVFAICVAGAHDQATLAKWIQGLQETNPALARIPVVFRLSGSSGELLASSSELEEPPPPPPEGQEEEEDSQQRQQQGQS, from the exons ATGAGCTGGGCCCAAGCCATCCTGCTGGCCCGGGGCCTCTCTCGGGGCTGGGGGGGCATCTGCAGCACTGCCCTCACAGGAGCCCCCTTCTCTCAG GTGCCACCCCAGGCCCCACGGGGCCTCCGCTGCAGTGCAGTCGCCCACAACCCTGACTCGTCGCTGGTCCCACGCCCACCCGAGCCCGCCAGGCGGCCCGTCAAGGCCCTGGCAGTCCACGAGGAGCTGTTTAGGCCGGCACTGGATGGGACACGAGACAAGGCGAACTTCGTGCGGGCGGTGCAGAACTTTGCCGAGTACAACGTGCACAAGCGCGGCCACGTGGACTTCATCTACCTGGCCCTGCGCAAGATGCGCGAGTACGGCGTCGAGCGGGACCTGTCTGTCTACAACCTGCTCCTTGACGTCTTCCCCAAGGAGGTCTTCCGGCCTCGCAACATCTTCCACAGCATCTTCATCCACTACCCACGGCAGCAGGAGTGCGGGATTGCAGTCCTGGAGCAGATGGAGAACCACG GGGTGATGCCCAACAACGAGACGGAGTTCCTGCTCATGCAGATATTTGGCCGCAAAAGCTATCCCATGCTCAAGCTGGTGCGCATGAAGCTGTGGTTCACCCGCTTCAAGAATATCAACCCTTTCCCCGTGCCCCGGGACCTGCCCCAGGACCCTGTAGACCTGGCCAGTTTGGCCCTGCGGCACATGGAGCCTGATCTCAGCGCCAGGGTCACCACCTACCAG ATGCCTTTACCGAAAGACTCCCCTGACACAATGGATCCTACAGAGACCCACATCGTAG GAATCCAGAGTCCTGAGCAGCAGAGCGCCCTGGCCCGCCACGACCCAGTCCGCCCAATCTTCGTTGAGGGCCCCTTCTCCCTGTGGCTTCGAGACAAATGTGTCTATTACCACATCCTCAGAGCTGACTTGCTGCCCCCTGAGGAACGG GAAGTGGAGGAGATTCCAGAGGAGTGGAACCTCTACTACCCGATGCAGCTAGACCTGACCTACGGGAGGAGCGGCTGGGATGACTACAAGTTTAACATTGATGAAG TGGAGGAAGGCCCTGTTTTTGCCATATGCGTGGCGGGTGCCCATGATCAGGCCACGCTGGCCAAGTGGATCCAGGGCCTTCAGGAGACCAACCCAGCCCTGGCCCGGATCCCGGTGGTCTTCCGCCTGTCAGGGTCCTCCGGGGAGCTCCTGGCATCCTCCTCAGAGCTGGaggagccacccccacccccacccgagggccaggaagaagaagaagacagtcAGCAGCGACAACAGCAGGGCCAGAGCTGA
- the ZNF653 gene encoding zinc finger protein 653 — protein MAERAPEPEAEAEAEAGAGGEAAAEEGAAGRKARGRPRLTESDRARRRLESRKKYDVRRVYLGEAHGPWVDLRRRSGWSDAKLAAYLISLERGQRSGRHGKPWEQVPKKPKRKKRRRRNVNCLKNVVIWYEDHKHRCPYEPHLAELDPTFGLYTTAVWQCEAGHRYFQDLHSPLKPLSDSDPESDKVGNGLVAGSSDSSSSGSGSDSEEPPEDQPTKATVATAAVTPTSPAGSSGLITQEGVHIPFDVHHVESLAEQSTPLCPNPASSGPEALETVVCVPVPVQVGPGPGTLFENVPQEALGEVVASCPMPGMVPGSQVIIIAGPGYDALTAEGIHLNVAAGSTAPGGGLGDEVPCAMMEGVAAYTQTEPEGGPPSTMDPAAMTGIETKKEKEDLYVLKKEEKEELVAPEMAELAATVPESTEPEAEADGEELEGSDMSAIIYEIPKEPEKRRRSKRSRVMDADGLLEMFHCPYEGCSQVYVALSSFQNHVNLVHRKGKTKVCPHPGCGKKFYLSNHLRRHMIIHSGVREFTCETCGKSFKRKNHLEVHRRTHTGETPLQCEICGYQCRQRASLNWHMKKHTAEVQYNFTCERCGKRFEKLDSVKFHTLKSHPDHKPA, from the exons ATGGCGGAGCGGGCGCCGGAGCCCGAGGCGGAGGCGGAGGCTGAGGCGGGAGCAGGCGGGGAGGCGGCCGCCGAGGAGGGCGCGGCGGGCCGCAAGGCACGGGGCCGGCCGCGGCTCACGGAATCGGACCGGGCCCGGCGGCGGCTCGAGTCCCGGAAGAAGTACGACGTGAGGCGCGTGTACCTGGGCGAGGCGCACGGGCCCTGGGTGGACCTGCGGCGCCGCAGCGGCTGGAGCGACGCCAAGCTCGCCGCCTACCTCATCTCGCTGGAGCGCGGCCAGCGTAGCGGCCGCCACGG GAAGCCTTGGGAGCAAGTCCCCAAAAAGCCAAAGCGGAAGAAAA GGCGGCGACGCAATGTGAACTGCCTGAAGAACGTGGTGATCTGGTACGAGGACCACAAGCACCGCTGCCCCTATGAGCCACACCTGGCTGAGCTGGACCCCACCTTCGGCTTGTACACCACGGCTGTGTGGCAGTGTGAAGCCGGGCACCGCTACTTCCAAGACCTGCACTCCCCACTGAAGCCGCTCAGTGACTCGGACCCCGAAAGTGACAAAG TGGGCAATGGCCTAGTGGCCGGCAGCTCCGACTCGTCCAGTTCTGGCTCTGGCTCTGACTCCGAGGAGCCCCCCGAGGACCAGCCCACCAAGGCGACAGTGGCCACGGCGGCAGTCACGCCCACCAGCCCGGCGGGCAGCAGTGGGCTCATCACACAGGAGGGCGTGCACATCCCCTTCGACGTCCACCACGTGGAGAGCCTGGCCGAGCAGAGCACTCCGCTATGCCCCAACCCCGCCAGCAGCGGGCCAGAGGCCCTGGAGACAGTGGTGTGCGTGCCCGTGCCCGTACAAGTGGGCCCGGGCCCCGGCACCCTCTTTGAGAACGTGCCCCAAGAGGCACTGGGTGAGGTGGTGGCCAGCTGTcccatgccaggcatggtgcccGGGTCGCAGGTGATCATCATCGCTGGCCCCGGCTATGATGCCCTCACAGCCGAGGGCATCCACCTCAACGTGGCAGCCGGCAGCACTGCCCCTGGAGGGGGCCTGGGCGATGAGGTGCCCTGTGCCATGATGGAGGGCGTGGCTGCCTACACACAGACTGAGCCGGAGGGTGGCCCACCCAGTACCATGGACCCTGCTGCCATGACAGGCATTGAGACCAAGAAAG AGAAGGAGGACCTGTACGTGctcaagaaggaggagaaggaggagcttGTGGCCCCTGAGATGGCCGAGCTGGCTGCGACGGTGCCTGAGAGCACTGAGCCTGAGGCTGAGGCCGACGGGGAGGAGCTCGAGGGCAGCGACATGTCCGCCATCATCTACGAGATCCCCAAGGAGCCCGAAAA GAGGCGGCGGAGCAAGAGGTCGCGGGTGATGGACGCTGATGGCCTGCTGGAGATGTTCCACTGCCCTTACGAGGGCTGCAGCCAGGTCTACGTGGCCCTCAGCAGCTTCCAG AACCACGTCAACCTCGTGCATCGGAAAGGGAAGACCAAAGTGTGCCCTCATCCTGGCTGCGGCAAGAAGTTCTATTTATCCAACCACCTGCGGCGGCACATGATCATTCACTCAG GTGTCCGTGAATTCACCTGCGAAACCTGCGGCAAGTCCTTTAAGAGGAAGAACCACCTGGAGGTACACCGGCGCACGCACACTGGCGAGACGCCTCTGCA GTGCGAGATCTGTGGCTACCAGTGCCGACAGCGCGCATCGCTCAATTGGCACATGAAGAAGCACACGGCCGAGGTGCAGTACAACTTCACGTGCGAGCGCTGCGGGAAGCGCTTCGAGAAGCTGGACAGCGTCAAGTTCCACACGCTCAAAAGCCACCCGGACCACAAGCCCGCCTGA